The Fusarium oxysporum f. sp. lycopersici 4287 chromosome 1, whole genome shotgun sequence DNA segment GAGAAGAGACGGTGATATCTACTACGTAGGCCATAGATACCTAACTTGGCAGGCAGGTACCTGACGGCATTAGGTATTCAGTTGCAACGCAAATTTGAGATAACTGCGCGGTTTATTGACTTGTTGTGCTGGCAATGAATGAGTCGTCTTTTCTGCTGGGGACAACGAAACCTCGGCGGGCTGAGCGAAAACGGAACAGATTTGTGTGTGTTGTATTTTGGTGACACTGGACGGTGGACGGTGGCCGCTATTGACTGGAGATTTTGGACGAGGTGGAGTGGATAAGGTTGAGGGGTGAAGCTGCAGTGTTTGAGGGCAGTGGACCTAACAGCGTATCTTTGAATTTGGCCCAGGGTTGATCTGAAGGAGGGCATGGCGCCATGGGTCGAAGCACAGACCAGAAGATTTCCTCGGAACTCGCACAGTAGAGACTTACCAGATTGGTACCGCTATCAGATCGAACTCAGCTGCGACAACCACTGGCCCTTCTTTTCCGCGGTCGCCACTACGAACCACACACCATTCAGAGTTGCAGTGAGAGATGGGCCTAGTAAAAGAGACGGACACTGTGCCTTCCCACTCACAGGCAGTTCCATACCCacctccatcatcaccaactccaCTGGGTCCAgtccaacaccaacaccactaAAATATCCACACCCCCAAACACACAAGACCTGTTCTCTTATTGCACTGCTCCACTTGCTCTACTCTTTTGTCCAGCCTATTTTACCAACTACTCTAGTCAccatctcaacctctccTCTCACCAAATCTCTCgttcctcaacttcaacgtcTTCGACGTTTTCGATCCTCACTCCGCTTCGATACACGCTTCTCTTTACACGCGACAATGGTACTATAGATCGATTCCTCGTCACATCTCGTTGTGACTTCAACAACTCGCGGCCCGCCTGTGCGAGCCTTCTGCACTCCCCTTCAGCATGTCGAGGCGACAACAGCCGCTCCAACAATCTCGCCCATCATGGATCCGTCACAGTACTAccagcaccatcatcaccactccCACCGTCACCACCACAAATCTCTTTCGCAGCAACAGTCGTCCGCCTCCCTCTCGTCGACGGCTCGCGGTGCCCCGCCGCTGCATACTCATCtcccctcctcttcctccatGCCTTTGAGGACCGCCAACAGTACTCCGATGTCTTCGCCAGGACTTTTCAGTCCTTCGCCTTCCAGGCAAAATCTCGTCACCTCCGTATCCGAGAACAATACACCTCCCAATTACACCCAAAGTCCTCTCCTGCACCCTTTGCAGATGCACAAAGTTAGAGAGTAAGCATTTCAAACTGCGGTGGGAATATCGTATCGCAGTTATCTGCCCTTTTTCGCTTGTTCCGCCTCCAATCGGCTTTGCTCGCCTATGGTGGGGGAGATGGCCAGGGAGCCTGGCATGCACCGACCGTTTCACTTATCAGACACTAACGCATTTGTCAATCATAGGACACACAAGGCCCTCATTGACTCAGATACCGCCACAGGCCGCAAGCTCATTAACCAATATGAAGTGATTGAAGAAATTGGACGTGGAATGCATGGTAAAGTCAAGCTGGCTCGCAACCTCGAAACAGGCGAAAATGTGGCTATCAAAATCATCCCACGTTTCTCCAAGAAGCGTCGCCTTGGAAAGGTTACAGCAAAGTCTCCCCAAGacaagacgaagaaggaaatcgccatcttgaagaagatccGTCACCCGAATGTCGTCGCCCTTCTCGAAGTCATTGACGAccctgagctcaagaagatctaCATGGTTCTTGAGCATGTGGAACTCGGTGAAGTTGTGTGGCGCAAGAAGGGTCTCCCTCACATCTGTCTATTCGAACGACGACGCATAGAACGAGAAATGCGAGGCGAGCTCCCAACTCCCGAAGAGGATCGCTACGAACAACTACTTGAACACCGCCAGGCTATCAAGCAAATGAAACGAGCCAAGATGGCACAGAATTACCCGGGCCAGATGAACTGGAGTTTCGAGAATGGAGGAGCCGACGAGCCTAGTAGCAGCCTAGGAAGTCAGTCTCGTATATCCTCTATGCAAGACTTTGCCATCAGTGACGGATCACCGTCGAGACCTACTTCACGACAAACTTTCCGCGATGAACCAAGGGCACATTCACGATCACGATCTGTTGTTTCGTCAACTCGGGCCGTTGAAGATCCCGACGAGTTCATCAATTGGGAAGATGATATGGAAACCCCCAGCGCTCTCCGATCAAATCCCACTTCGAGTACTGCGTTGGATGGCACCATGTATGGCCCGTACGTCGACGAAGGCTTCCGAGGACGTTCTCCCAGCATGGCTGATTCGATCATCTCACACATGTCCTCTCTTGATTTCAACCCTCAACAACATGACCCCTTCTCAGACGACTTCTCCTACGTTCCATGCTTCACCTTTGACCAAGCTCGATCAACTTTCAGAGATACTGTTCTAGGTCTTGAATACTTGCATTATCAAGGTGTCGTCCACCGCGATATCAAGCCAGCCAACCTCTTGTGGAGTAAAGATCATCGCGTCAAGATTTCCGACTTTGGCGTCTCGTACTTTGGTCGACCTATTCGTGATGGCGAATATGACGACACAGTATCCGAATCTGAGGCCAAGGATTTCGACGATGATCTTGAACTTGCCAAGACAGTCGGTACACCTGCGTTCTTTGCTCCCGAGTTGTGCTACACCGACTTGGACACAGAACAACCCAAGGTTTCGGAACAAATCGACGTTTGGTCTCTTGGTGTGACACTTTACTGCCTGATCTACGCTCGAATCCCCTTCCTCGCCGAAGATGAATTTCAGATGTTCAGAAAGATCGCAACAGAGGAAGTCTACATCCCCAAGCGCCGCTTAATGCCCGTTCACCCCTCAACCTCGCCAGCCGCCACCTCCCTCTACAAGCGCCAGAATATGCACCCATACCGTGACGACAACGACTTGGTCTATGAAGAAGTCGACAACCTTCTTATTGACCTGCTACGACAAATGCTAACTAAGAACCCCGAAAAGCGAATTCGACTTCGAGACATCAAGCGTCACCCATGGGTCGTCCAGGATATCATGAATCCTATCGGATGGCTCGACGATACTGACCCTGCTCGCCCTTCTTCTGGTCGAAAGATCCAAGTCGACGAAAGGGACATG contains these protein-coding regions:
- a CDS encoding CAMKK protein kinase (At least one base has a quality score < 10), with the protein product MDPSQYYQHHHHHSHRHHHKSLSQQQSSASLSSTARGAPPLHTHLPSSSSMPLRTANSTPMSSPGLFSPSPSRQNLVTSVSENNTPPNYTQSPLLHPLQMHKVRETHKALIDSDTATGRKLINQYEVIEEIGRGMHGKVKLARNLETGENVAIKIIPRFSKKRRLGKVTAKSPQDKTKKEIAILKKIRHPNVVALLEVIDDPELKKIYMVLEHVELGEVVWRKKGLPHICLFERRRIEREMRGELPTPEEDRYEQLLEHRQAIKQMKRAKMAQNYPGQMNWSFENGGADEPSSSLGSQSRISSMQDFAISDGSPSRPTSRQTFRDEPRAHSRSRSVVSSTRAVEDPDEFINWEDDMETPSALRSNPTSSTALDGTMYGPYVDEGFRGRSPSMADSIISHMSSLDFNPQQHDPFSDDFSYVPCFTFDQARSTFRDTVLGLEYLHYQGVVHRDIKPANLLWSKDHRVKISDFGVSYFGRPIRDGEYDDTVSESEAKDFDDDLELAKTVGTPAFFAPELCYTDLDTEQPKVSEQIDVWSLGVTLYCLIYARIPFLAEDEFQMFRKIATEEVYIPKRRLMPVHPSTSPAATSLYKRQNMHPYRDDNDLVYEEVDNLLIDLLRQMLTKNPEKRIRLRDIKRHPWVVQDIMNPIGWLDDTDPARPSSGRKIQVDERDMSSAVVPLTFLERARSVVKKAVGKVMHPLVERSDSKTRHRANSSAASSTGDNVSMYNNGPPTPHGQFRENRRKSLRPDDYFASAMRDAAAAPEHPLSVSQSVSPQPESVIYDPLATVLPEAGVYRGHHHAHSESESIREPEKSSSAASLWPFHRHAHSHGHTKTTQHWLHLGSPMPISQTTPTTPYFSSPVGGPDDSGAETVRKTRDLDMTDSMDESSRSKSVDRGLFSSSDKRAEPKVGVNTTVAPGSVQAPPRHGRRPVKSVDLGKASHHRRLEASILSSSLAAATGQQYSHAGSTHPAEPCNKTRPRSLQRMDSAPITRTSPPRHSEDLCMRRCDRQAEHISYSCPPSPIQEEWTRDEPLPRADTMPTTKSSSVDSMEALATPSTSPSVTSPVSALPSTASTSERMLAFQSDPSLPALLSGASSVSADMEAELLCKPGIVSAHPQLLETTDSLTPPAFDKEPNGFPIDHVYGNSPAMDSGSLAVHLEGGARDSVTSTPVARPVDDDFDDDGSDDGILLMAKSKKKPAQTTPRPPVFNPRRRDTNISIASTETAKKVPTSAYGDKVVDDMASVIMMTLVQPISRSSSKSLLRNMRIVMHQNLIWEELRVFFIMG